One Ignavibacterium album JCM 16511 genomic region harbors:
- a CDS encoding beta-glucosidase — MNKYLIFTVVFILLLNTKMFSQNTNNIDIRIEELLNQLTLEEKIDLLGGTGFETKPIERLGIPPLNMCDGPLGVRWGQATAFPSGILMGATWNPDLISKLGSALAEEVKAKGRHVILGPCVNIARLPMGGRNFESFGEDPYLTSRIAVDYIKGVQKENVAATIKHFAANNQEHERMFVDVQVDERALNEIYFPAFKAAVEEANVLAFMSAYNKLNGHYCSENEYLLKEKLKGEWKFKGLVMSDWGAVHSSIPTFNNGLDLEMPEGKYLNRNSLLTKLKSGELSEEVLNDKVKRILRVMFSIGLFDEYKSDSAKINTDEHKQIALEVAKEGIVLLKNQNNILPLNKDELKSIAVIGPTSNIAITGGGGSSMVSTFYAISPLEALEKKLGDKVKIIFAQGISLNGTIRPIKTEFLFTNVNGNENGLIGEYFTNKDLNGEPARVKVDKIINFDWEWDSSFEDFPSDNFSVRWTGYLKVDKTNTYTIDVSSDDGVRLFLDEKLVIDDWNDHAEMTNSYTTRLEAGRFYKIKLEFYENGGAAICRLGLREENSNLLANAISVAKNSDVALVFVGTNYTYESEGFDRQDLILPQNQDELIKKIVEVNPRTIVVLTTGSPVLMNEWIDKVPAVLESWFAGEQIGNAIADIIFGEANPSGKLPITFPLQWEDCSAFETYKKEEGVSKYDDGIFVGYRHFEKNNIKPLFPFGFGLSYTQFGYSDIKVTKNILTSDDSLTVSFKIKNIGTRKGKEVAQLYVSDPVCSVERPVKELKRFAKVELNPGEVEEISFTIFPKDLMFYDNHWKIENGEFILMIGSSSSDIKLKSSIKYYE; from the coding sequence ATGAATAAATACTTAATTTTTACTGTAGTTTTTATTTTACTTTTAAATACGAAGATGTTTTCCCAAAACACAAATAATATTGATATCAGAATTGAAGAACTTCTGAATCAATTGACTCTGGAAGAAAAAATTGATTTGCTTGGAGGAACTGGTTTTGAGACAAAACCAATAGAACGCTTAGGGATTCCACCACTAAATATGTGTGATGGACCACTCGGAGTTCGATGGGGACAAGCAACAGCTTTTCCTTCCGGAATTTTAATGGGTGCAACCTGGAATCCTGATTTAATATCCAAACTTGGTTCTGCACTTGCTGAAGAAGTTAAAGCTAAAGGTAGGCATGTTATATTAGGACCTTGTGTTAACATTGCGAGACTTCCAATGGGTGGAAGAAATTTTGAAAGCTTTGGTGAAGATCCTTATCTAACTTCACGCATTGCGGTTGATTATATAAAAGGCGTTCAGAAAGAAAATGTTGCGGCAACTATAAAACATTTTGCTGCTAATAACCAGGAACACGAACGAATGTTTGTTGATGTTCAGGTTGATGAAAGAGCGTTAAATGAAATTTATTTCCCTGCCTTCAAAGCAGCAGTTGAAGAAGCAAATGTGCTCGCTTTCATGTCAGCTTATAATAAATTAAATGGTCATTACTGCAGTGAGAATGAATATCTTCTTAAAGAGAAACTTAAAGGCGAATGGAAGTTTAAAGGATTGGTAATGTCTGACTGGGGTGCTGTTCACAGTTCTATTCCAACATTTAACAACGGACTTGACCTTGAAATGCCTGAAGGAAAATATTTGAATAGAAATTCGTTACTGACCAAATTAAAATCGGGTGAATTGAGTGAGGAAGTTTTGAATGATAAAGTAAAAAGAATTTTACGAGTAATGTTTTCAATTGGTTTGTTTGATGAGTATAAATCTGATTCTGCAAAAATTAATACAGATGAACACAAACAAATTGCACTTGAAGTTGCAAAAGAAGGAATTGTTTTGTTAAAAAATCAGAATAATATTCTTCCACTTAATAAAGATGAGTTAAAGTCAATTGCTGTTATTGGTCCGACCAGCAACATTGCAATTACAGGCGGTGGTGGTAGTTCGATGGTTTCTACCTTCTATGCAATTTCTCCGCTTGAAGCACTTGAAAAAAAACTGGGTGATAAGGTTAAAATAATTTTTGCTCAGGGAATTTCTCTCAATGGAACAATCAGACCAATTAAAACTGAATTCCTTTTTACAAATGTCAACGGAAATGAAAATGGACTAATCGGAGAATATTTTACAAATAAAGATTTAAATGGTGAACCAGCAAGAGTAAAAGTTGATAAGATAATTAATTTCGATTGGGAATGGGATTCATCTTTCGAAGATTTTCCATCAGATAATTTTTCAGTGCGTTGGACAGGATATCTGAAAGTTGATAAAACAAATACATATACAATTGATGTTTCATCAGATGATGGAGTAAGATTGTTCCTCGATGAAAAACTTGTGATTGATGATTGGAATGATCACGCTGAAATGACTAATTCTTATACAACCAGACTTGAAGCGGGAAGATTTTATAAAATTAAACTCGAGTTTTATGAAAATGGTGGAGCAGCAATTTGCAGATTAGGTTTAAGAGAAGAAAATTCAAATTTATTAGCAAATGCAATTTCTGTAGCAAAGAATTCTGATGTAGCTTTGGTTTTCGTCGGAACAAATTATACTTATGAAAGTGAAGGATTTGACAGACAGGATTTAATACTTCCGCAAAATCAGGATGAGTTAATTAAAAAAATTGTCGAAGTTAATCCTCGAACAATTGTCGTTCTTACAACAGGTTCCCCTGTCTTAATGAATGAATGGATTGATAAGGTTCCTGCTGTATTAGAAAGTTGGTTTGCAGGTGAGCAAATCGGAAATGCAATTGCTGATATAATTTTTGGTGAGGCAAATCCATCAGGTAAATTGCCGATTACATTTCCCTTGCAATGGGAGGATTGTTCGGCTTTTGAAACCTATAAAAAAGAAGAAGGAGTAAGTAAATACGATGATGGAATCTTCGTTGGTTACAGGCACTTTGAAAAAAACAATATTAAACCGCTTTTCCCTTTTGGCTTCGGTTTAAGTTATACTCAGTTTGGATATTCGGATATTAAAGTAACAAAAAATATTTTAACCTCTGATGATTCACTTACTGTTTCATTCAAAATAAAAAATATTGGGACAAGAAAAGGAAAAGAAGTTGCTCAACTTTATGTCTCAGATCCGGTTTGCAGTGTTGAAAGACCTGTTAAAGAGTTAAAGAGATTTGCTAAAGTTGAACTGAATCCCGGCGAAGTGGAGGAAATCAGTTTTACAATCTTTCCGAAAGATCTTATGTTTTATGATAACCATTGGAAAATAGAAAACGGAGAATTTATTTTAATGATTGGTAGTTCATCCTCTGATATAAAATTAAAATCGTCAATTAAATATTATGAATAG
- a CDS encoding glycoside hydrolase family 5 protein, with translation MKTRNNFLFFLIASLLIIISTASYPQSKNFFSVKGKEIIDPGGNPILLKGINLGNWLVPEGYMFHFSKINSPQFIYFFFNTLIGPEEANKFWQDFRKNYVTREDIHLIKSLGFNSVRIPFNYSLFITDYPYYELKGVGYELLDSVIYWCKQENLYVILDMHCAPAGQTGDNIDDSFGYPFLFDSPLAQEHTTQIWKRLAEIYKDEEIVIGYDLLNEPIAHYFDVDRLKPLLEPLYKKITTAIRKVDSNHIIFLGGAIWDSDFSIFNKPFDDKLVYTFHKYWTEPTQDVIQSYIDFRDKYDVPILLGESGENTNEWINDFRKVLEKNNIGWCFWPYKKLDSERGVVSINKPNDYDLIKEFAESFELSYEYIREHRPDINKVKEVLKNYLENCKIHNCTLNENYIKALGLK, from the coding sequence ATGAAAACAAGAAATAACTTTCTATTTTTTTTAATTGCTTCACTGTTAATTATCATTTCAACAGCTTCCTATCCACAATCAAAAAATTTTTTCTCTGTTAAAGGAAAAGAAATAATTGATCCGGGTGGAAATCCAATTCTACTTAAAGGTATTAACCTTGGTAACTGGCTTGTACCGGAAGGTTATATGTTTCACTTCAGTAAAATAAATTCACCGCAATTCATTTACTTTTTCTTTAATACTTTAATTGGACCAGAAGAAGCAAATAAATTCTGGCAAGATTTCAGAAAAAATTATGTCACGAGAGAAGATATTCATCTTATAAAATCACTTGGATTTAACAGCGTAAGAATTCCATTTAACTATAGTTTGTTTATTACTGATTATCCTTATTACGAACTTAAAGGTGTAGGATACGAACTTCTCGATAGTGTCATATACTGGTGCAAGCAAGAAAATCTTTATGTAATTCTTGATATGCATTGCGCACCGGCAGGACAAACCGGTGATAATATTGACGACAGTTTTGGCTATCCGTTTCTTTTTGATAGTCCTCTTGCTCAGGAACATACAACTCAAATATGGAAGCGATTAGCAGAGATTTATAAAGATGAAGAAATCGTTATAGGTTATGATTTACTTAATGAACCAATTGCCCACTACTTTGATGTTGACAGATTAAAACCACTGCTTGAACCTCTTTATAAAAAAATAACAACCGCCATTAGAAAAGTTGATTCTAATCATATTATTTTTCTTGGCGGTGCAATCTGGGATAGTGATTTTTCAATTTTCAATAAACCCTTTGACGATAAACTTGTTTATACATTTCATAAGTATTGGACCGAACCAACTCAGGATGTAATTCAAAGTTATATTGATTTCAGAGATAAATATGATGTTCCGATATTGCTAGGTGAATCGGGCGAAAACACAAATGAATGGATAAATGATTTCAGAAAAGTTCTCGAAAAGAATAATATCGGCTGGTGTTTCTGGCCTTATAAAAAACTCGATAGCGAAAGAGGTGTTGTTTCAATAAATAAACCTAATGATTATGATTTGATAAAAGAGTTTGCCGAATCTTTTGAGCTTTCTTATGAATATATACGAGAACACCGTCCGGATATAAACAAAGTTAAAGAGGTCTTGAAGAATTATCTTGAGAATTGCAAAATTCATAATTGCACTCTTAACGAAAACTATATAAAAGCTCTAGGGCTGAAATAA